In the Piscinibacter sp. XHJ-5 genome, one interval contains:
- a CDS encoding dipeptide ABC transporter ATP-binding protein — MPQPAGEDVILDARHLAKHYPVSLGFLKPKATARALDGVSFTLQMGRTLAVVGESGCGKSTLARQITMIETPTAGELHLTGVDVAHADAAAKKRLRQQVQMVFQNPFASLNPRKKIGQALEEPLIINTTLTRAEREERARAMMARVGLRPEHYQRYPHMFSGGQRQRIAIARALMLHPRIVVADEPVSALDVSIQAQVLNLLMDLQEETQVAYVFISHNLAVVELIADDVLVMYLGKVVEQASKRELFSLPRHPYTRALLASTPRIDKAARQTRQVLSGELPSPLNPPSGCAFHKRCPHAQERCRVEVPLLRRPTDGKTSGEMACHFAEQIA, encoded by the coding sequence ATGCCGCAGCCGGCCGGAGAAGACGTCATCCTCGACGCACGCCATCTCGCCAAGCACTACCCGGTCTCGCTGGGCTTTCTCAAGCCCAAGGCGACGGCCCGCGCGCTGGACGGCGTGTCGTTCACGCTGCAGATGGGGCGCACGCTCGCCGTGGTCGGCGAATCCGGCTGCGGCAAGAGCACGCTGGCACGCCAGATCACGATGATCGAGACGCCCACCGCCGGCGAGCTGCACCTGACGGGCGTCGACGTGGCGCATGCCGATGCGGCCGCGAAGAAGCGGCTTCGCCAGCAGGTGCAGATGGTGTTCCAGAACCCCTTCGCCAGCCTCAACCCGCGCAAGAAGATCGGCCAGGCGCTCGAGGAGCCGCTGATCATCAACACCACGCTCACTCGCGCCGAGCGCGAGGAGCGGGCGCGCGCCATGATGGCGCGCGTCGGCCTGCGCCCCGAGCACTACCAGCGCTATCCGCACATGTTCTCCGGCGGCCAGCGCCAGCGCATCGCCATCGCGCGCGCGCTGATGCTGCATCCGCGCATCGTCGTCGCCGACGAGCCGGTGTCGGCGCTCGACGTGTCGATCCAGGCGCAGGTGCTCAACCTGCTGATGGACCTGCAGGAGGAGACGCAGGTCGCCTACGTCTTCATCTCGCACAACCTCGCGGTGGTCGAGCTGATTGCCGACGACGTGCTCGTGATGTACCTCGGCAAGGTGGTCGAGCAGGCGAGCAAGCGCGAGCTGTTCTCGCTGCCGCGCCATCCGTACACCCGCGCGCTGCTGGCCAGCACGCCGCGCATCGACAAGGCCGCGCGGCAGACGCGCCAGGTGCTGTCGGGCGAGCTGCCGTCGCCGCTGAACCCGCCCTCGGGCTGCGCCTTCCACAAGCGCTGCCCGCATGCGCAGGAGCGCTGCCGCGTGGAGGTGCCGCTGCTGCGCCGGCCCACCGACGGCAAGACCAGCGGCGAGATGGCCTGCCACTTCGCCGAACAGATCGCGTGA
- a CDS encoding ABC transporter permease subunit: MSAVLPTTAPPSPWVELWRDFRRNRGAIIGLSIVVALILCALLADVIAPYSPSEQYREATLRAPSWQPVNGHRFVLGTDPVGRDVLSRLIHGTRLSLIIGLVSVGLSLSGGVLLGLLAGFFRGGVEFTIMRLMDIMLALPSLLLAVAVVAILGPGLMNAMYAIAIVMLPHFVRLTRAAVIGELAKDYVNASRIAGAGTPRLMFDTVLPNCAAPLIVQATLGFSTAILDAAALGFLGLGAQPPTPEWGSMLASALEFIQSAWWVVTLPGLAILVSVLAFNLMGDGLRDALDPKLKR; encoded by the coding sequence ATGAGCGCCGTTCTTCCCACCACCGCGCCGCCGTCCCCCTGGGTCGAGCTGTGGCGCGACTTCCGCCGCAATCGCGGGGCGATCATCGGCCTGTCCATCGTCGTGGCGCTGATCCTGTGTGCGCTGCTCGCCGACGTGATCGCGCCGTATTCGCCCTCCGAGCAGTACCGCGAGGCTACGCTGCGTGCGCCGTCGTGGCAGCCCGTCAACGGCCACCGCTTCGTGCTCGGCACCGATCCGGTCGGGCGGGACGTGCTGTCGCGGCTGATCCACGGCACGCGGCTGTCGCTGATCATCGGTCTCGTGTCGGTCGGACTGTCGCTGTCGGGCGGCGTGCTGCTCGGGCTGCTGGCAGGCTTCTTCCGCGGCGGCGTCGAGTTCACGATCATGCGGCTGATGGACATCATGCTGGCGCTGCCGAGCCTGCTGCTCGCCGTCGCGGTGGTGGCCATCCTCGGCCCCGGCCTGATGAACGCGATGTACGCGATTGCCATCGTCATGCTGCCGCACTTCGTGCGCCTCACCCGAGCGGCAGTGATCGGCGAGCTGGCTAAGGACTATGTCAACGCATCGCGCATCGCCGGGGCCGGCACGCCGCGGCTGATGTTCGACACGGTGCTGCCCAACTGCGCGGCCCCGCTGATCGTGCAGGCGACTCTCGGCTTCTCGACGGCCATCCTCGACGCCGCCGCGCTGGGCTTCCTCGGGCTGGGCGCGCAGCCGCCGACGCCCGAATGGGGCTCCATGCTCGCCAGCGCCCTCGAGTTCATCCAGAGCGCCTGGTGGGTGGTCACCCTGCCGGGCCTCGCGATCCTGGTCTCGGTGCTGGCGTTCAACCTGATGGGCGACGGGCTGCGCGACGCGCTGGATCCGAAGCTCAAACGCTAG
- a CDS encoding glutamate-5-semialdehyde dehydrogenase, whose protein sequence is MTSTDLQATIAHMGAAARAASTKMAAAPTAAKNAALLALARRLRSEAAALAPANARDIEAAEAAGLAAPMVDRLKLTPKIIETVAQGCEQIAAMPDPIGEITGLRRRPSGISVGQMRVPLGVFGMVYESRPNVTIEAASLAIKSGNACILRGGSEAIHSNLALWKLVQASLAEAGLPPDAVQLVETTDRAAVGHLIASPEAVDVIIPRGGKGLIERISREAKVPVIKHLDGNCHVYVDAQVDLALALKVTDNAKTQKYSPCNAAESLLVHAAVAPAFLPRIGALWAAKGVEMRCDARGMALLEKLPNAAVKAASEHDWSQEYLAPIISVKVVDSLDEAIAHVNRYGSHHTDAILTESHPNAMRFLREVDSASVMVNASTRFADGFEYGLGAEIGISTDKFHARGPVGLEGLTSMKWVVLGQGEIRA, encoded by the coding sequence ATGACCTCCACCGATCTCCAGGCCACCATCGCCCACATGGGCGCGGCCGCGCGCGCGGCCAGCACGAAGATGGCCGCCGCGCCGACCGCGGCGAAGAACGCGGCGCTGCTGGCGCTCGCGCGGCGCCTGCGCAGCGAAGCCGCTGCGCTCGCGCCGGCCAATGCGCGCGACATCGAGGCGGCCGAGGCCGCCGGCCTCGCAGCCCCGATGGTCGACCGCCTGAAGCTCACGCCGAAGATCATCGAGACCGTGGCGCAAGGCTGCGAGCAGATCGCCGCCATGCCCGACCCGATCGGCGAGATCACCGGCCTGCGGCGCCGCCCCAGCGGCATCAGCGTGGGCCAGATGCGCGTGCCCCTCGGCGTCTTCGGCATGGTCTACGAAAGCCGGCCGAACGTGACCATCGAGGCGGCGTCGCTGGCCATCAAGAGCGGCAATGCCTGCATCCTGCGCGGCGGCTCCGAGGCCATCCATTCCAATCTCGCGCTGTGGAAGCTGGTGCAGGCCTCGCTCGCCGAGGCGGGCCTGCCGCCCGACGCGGTGCAGCTCGTCGAGACCACCGACCGCGCCGCGGTCGGACACCTCATCGCCTCGCCCGAAGCGGTCGACGTGATCATCCCGCGCGGCGGCAAGGGCCTCATCGAGCGCATCAGCCGTGAAGCCAAGGTGCCGGTGATCAAGCACCTCGACGGCAACTGCCACGTCTACGTCGATGCGCAGGTCGATCTCGCGCTCGCGCTGAAGGTCACCGACAACGCCAAGACGCAGAAGTACAGCCCGTGCAACGCGGCCGAATCACTGCTGGTGCATGCCGCCGTCGCGCCGGCCTTCCTGCCGCGCATCGGCGCGCTGTGGGCTGCCAAGGGCGTCGAGATGCGGTGCGACGCACGCGGCATGGCGCTGCTCGAGAAGCTGCCCAATGCCGCGGTCAAGGCGGCGAGCGAGCACGACTGGTCGCAGGAGTACCTCGCGCCCATCATCAGCGTGAAGGTCGTCGACAGCCTCGACGAGGCGATTGCGCACGTCAACCGCTACGGCTCGCACCACACCGATGCCATCCTCACCGAGAGCCATCCGAACGCGATGCGCTTCCTGCGCGAGGTCGATTCAGCCAGCGTGATGGTCAACGCCTCCACGCGCTTCGCCGATGGTTTCGAGTACGGCCTGGGCGCCGAGATCGGCATCAGCACCGACAAGTTCCACGCGCGCGGGCCGGTGGGGCTGGAGGGACTGACGTCGATGAAGTGGGTGGTGCTGGGCCAGGGTGAGATCCGGGCCTGA
- the queC gene encoding 7-cyano-7-deazaguanine synthase QueC, producing MTDPRHALVLFSGGQDSTTCLAWALERYAHVETIGFDYGQRHVVELECRLAVRAQLHAQFPAWHARLGDDHLLDLSLLGQISDTALTDARKIEMQANGLPNTFVPGRNLLFFTFAATIAYRRGLSVLVGGMCETDFSGYPDCRDNTLKALQVALNLGMDTRLTLETPLMWLDKAQTWSLSAALGGEKLNELIVEHTHSCYVGDRRQRHEWGYGCGQCPACALRARGYRAWRMHGDSPFTDTLPANL from the coding sequence ATGACCGACCCGCGGCATGCACTCGTCCTCTTCTCGGGCGGCCAGGACTCCACCACCTGCCTCGCCTGGGCGCTGGAGCGCTACGCGCACGTCGAGACCATCGGCTTCGATTACGGCCAGCGCCATGTCGTCGAGCTCGAATGCCGTCTCGCGGTGCGTGCGCAGCTGCATGCGCAGTTTCCCGCCTGGCACGCGCGGCTCGGCGACGATCACCTGCTGGACCTGTCGCTGCTGGGACAGATCTCCGATACCGCGCTGACCGACGCGCGCAAGATCGAGATGCAGGCCAACGGGCTGCCCAACACGTTCGTGCCGGGTCGCAACCTGCTGTTCTTCACCTTCGCCGCGACCATCGCTTACCGCCGCGGGCTCAGCGTGCTGGTGGGCGGCATGTGCGAGACCGATTTCTCGGGCTATCCGGACTGCCGCGACAACACGCTGAAGGCCTTGCAGGTGGCGCTCAACCTCGGCATGGACACGCGGCTGACGCTGGAAACGCCGCTGATGTGGCTCGACAAGGCGCAGACCTGGTCGCTGTCGGCGGCGCTGGGTGGCGAGAAGCTCAACGAGCTGATCGTCGAGCACACCCACAGTTGCTACGTCGGCGACCGCAGGCAGCGCCACGAATGGGGCTACGGCTGCGGCCAGTGCCCGGCGTGCGCGCTGCGTGCGCGCGGGTACCGCGCCTGGCGCATGCATGGCGACTCGCCGTTCACCGACACGCTGCCCGCCAACCTGTAG
- a CDS encoding helix-turn-helix transcriptional regulator, with product MTTPEPRFAKVAAMIGDPTRARMLAALMGGQFLAAGELAAAAGVTAQTASAHVAKLVDAELVVARTQGRHRYFRLADADIGHALEALSLVAERSAQADKWSQGPYKPLKAARTCYSHLAGELGVALFEGLLARGTLQPCDGHFLLSDAGRAELSTLGVPLPAITTPAAARRFAYPCLDWSERRDHLAGALAVALLEHSVERGWLRKVEGSRALRITPEGTKRLAPWLSAATREERVA from the coding sequence ATGACGACACCCGAGCCGCGCTTCGCCAAGGTCGCCGCGATGATCGGCGACCCGACCCGCGCCCGCATGCTGGCTGCGCTGATGGGCGGGCAGTTCCTGGCCGCCGGCGAGCTGGCGGCCGCTGCGGGCGTCACAGCGCAGACCGCGAGCGCGCACGTCGCGAAGCTGGTCGACGCCGAGCTGGTCGTCGCGCGCACGCAGGGGCGGCATCGGTACTTCCGCCTTGCCGACGCCGACATCGGCCATGCGCTGGAAGCCTTGTCGCTCGTGGCCGAGCGCAGCGCGCAAGCGGACAAGTGGAGCCAGGGGCCCTACAAGCCGTTGAAGGCGGCGCGCACCTGCTACAGCCACCTCGCCGGCGAGCTGGGCGTCGCCCTGTTCGAAGGGCTGCTGGCGCGCGGCACGCTCCAGCCATGCGACGGTCACTTCCTGCTGAGCGACGCGGGGCGTGCGGAGTTGAGCACGCTCGGCGTGCCGTTGCCGGCGATCACCACGCCGGCGGCGGCGCGGCGCTTCGCGTATCCGTGCCTCGACTGGTCGGAGCGCCGCGACCACCTGGCCGGCGCGCTTGCCGTGGCCTTGCTGGAGCACAGCGTCGAGCGCGGCTGGCTGCGCAAGGTCGAGGGCTCACGCGCGCTGCGCATCACGCCGGAAGGAACGAAGCGGCTCGCGCCGTGGCTGTCGGCGGCGACCCGCGAAGAGCGCGTCGCCTGA
- a CDS encoding oligopeptide/dipeptide ABC transporter ATP-binding protein has protein sequence MALLEVQNLTVEFGPEDAPFKAVDGVSLSIEAGEVVGIVGESGSGKSVTALALMGLVDAPGRVKAERLSFDGRDVLRLSERHRRAMLGRDIAMIFQDPMSSLNPCFTVEYQLTETLRIHEGGSRKALRARALELLRAVEIPDAERRLDAFPHQLSGGMSQRVMVAMAIACNPRLLIADEPTTALDVTIQAQMLALLLKLQRERGMGLMLITHDLGVVAEVASRVMVMYAGQVVETSKVPEIFTAPHHPYTEALLSALPEHNIGQRRLRSMPGVVPGAFDRPSGCLLSPRCPYVQDKCRAERPALYGVEGAQARCFFPLVQHASAEASA, from the coding sequence ATGGCACTGCTCGAAGTACAGAACCTGACGGTCGAGTTCGGACCGGAGGACGCGCCGTTCAAGGCAGTCGACGGCGTGAGCCTGAGCATCGAGGCCGGTGAAGTGGTCGGCATCGTCGGCGAATCGGGCTCCGGCAAGAGCGTCACGGCGCTCGCGCTGATGGGCCTGGTGGACGCGCCGGGCCGCGTGAAGGCGGAGCGGCTGTCGTTCGACGGCCGCGATGTGCTCAGGCTGTCCGAGAGGCATCGCCGCGCCATGCTCGGCCGCGACATCGCGATGATCTTCCAGGATCCGATGTCCAGCCTGAACCCCTGCTTCACCGTGGAGTACCAGCTGACCGAGACGCTGCGCATCCACGAAGGCGGCTCGCGAAAGGCGCTGCGCGCGCGGGCGCTGGAGCTGCTGCGGGCAGTCGAGATTCCCGACGCGGAGCGCCGCCTCGACGCCTTTCCGCACCAGCTGTCGGGCGGCATGAGCCAGCGCGTGATGGTGGCGATGGCCATCGCCTGCAACCCGCGCCTGCTGATCGCCGACGAGCCCACCACCGCGCTCGACGTGACCATCCAGGCGCAGATGCTGGCGCTGCTGCTCAAGCTGCAGCGCGAGCGCGGCATGGGGCTGATGCTGATCACGCACGACCTCGGCGTCGTTGCAGAAGTCGCGTCGCGCGTCATGGTCATGTACGCCGGCCAGGTGGTCGAGACGTCGAAGGTGCCCGAAATCTTCACCGCGCCGCACCACCCGTACACCGAAGCGCTGCTGTCGGCGCTGCCCGAGCACAACATCGGCCAGCGCCGCCTGCGGTCCATGCCGGGCGTGGTTCCCGGTGCCTTCGACCGGCCGAGCGGCTGCCTGCTGTCGCCGCGCTGTCCCTACGTGCAGGACAAGTGCCGCGCCGAGCGGCCCGCGCTTTACGGCGTGGAGGGCGCGCAGGCGCGCTGCTTCTTCCCGCTCGTGCAGCACGCGTCGGCGGAGGCTTCGGCATGA
- a CDS encoding YbhB/YbcL family Raf kinase inhibitor-like protein — MHRIALAAACSLVFGATAHAAGFTLASPTAKPNAKLPDTHVFNSFGCSGKNISPALKWSGAPKDTKSFAVTVYDPDAPTGSGWWHWVVINLPATTTELPEGAGSADGKGLPSGAMQVRTDFGAPGFGGACPPKGDKPHRYIFTVYALKTDKLDVPAEGTAALAGFMINANKLGSATFTSKYGR, encoded by the coding sequence ATGCACCGCATCGCCCTGGCCGCCGCCTGCTCCCTGGTCTTCGGCGCCACCGCCCACGCGGCCGGCTTCACCCTGGCCAGCCCCACCGCCAAGCCCAACGCCAAGCTGCCCGACACGCATGTGTTCAACAGCTTCGGCTGCTCGGGCAAGAACATCTCGCCGGCGCTGAAGTGGAGCGGCGCGCCCAAGGACACGAAGAGCTTTGCCGTCACGGTCTACGACCCCGATGCCCCCACGGGCTCCGGCTGGTGGCACTGGGTGGTCATCAACCTGCCGGCCACGACCACCGAGCTGCCCGAGGGTGCCGGCAGCGCCGACGGCAAGGGCCTGCCGTCCGGCGCGATGCAGGTGCGCACCGATTTCGGCGCCCCGGGCTTCGGCGGCGCCTGCCCGCCCAAGGGCGACAAGCCGCACCGCTACATCTTCACGGTGTACGCGCTGAAGACCGACAAGCTCGACGTGCCCGCCGAAGGCACGGCGGCGCTGGCGGGCTTCATGATCAATGCGAACAAGCTCGGATCGGCGACGTTCACCTCGAAGTACGGCAGGTGA
- a CDS encoding GNAT family N-acetyltransferase, translated as MTLAIVGAGQSSAEDLAACFTEAFDGYLAGSFAMTAQALPLRLARWGAELSMSRCAVVDGALAGFVFVGRHGRRRRVGAMGVCPAARGSGASRALLGTVVDEARAAGAQALELEVFAQNVPALKLYRSFGFVDGAPLWGFVREPAPVDATPATPRAMALAHAADWLQAHGPAQLPYQQGGESMRHVDAAATSWQLGTALIVFQASQQVGVTVLALVDADPAQRDARRLIDALLVAHPAQTVRVPQLMHDDIAARALREAGFTALPLHQIQMRLDLRGCPPANPA; from the coding sequence GTGACGCTCGCGATCGTCGGCGCCGGCCAGTCGAGCGCCGAGGATTTGGCGGCGTGCTTCACCGAGGCCTTCGACGGCTACCTCGCCGGCTCGTTCGCGATGACGGCCCAGGCGCTGCCGCTGCGCCTCGCCCGCTGGGGCGCCGAGTTGTCGATGAGCCGCTGCGCCGTCGTCGACGGCGCCCTGGCGGGATTCGTGTTCGTCGGCCGGCACGGCCGCCGCCGGCGCGTCGGTGCGATGGGCGTCTGCCCTGCGGCACGCGGCAGCGGCGCATCGCGCGCCTTGCTGGGAACGGTGGTCGACGAGGCGCGGGCGGCCGGCGCGCAGGCGCTGGAGCTCGAGGTGTTCGCGCAGAACGTGCCCGCGCTGAAGCTGTACCGCTCCTTCGGCTTCGTCGACGGCGCGCCGCTGTGGGGCTTCGTGCGAGAGCCGGCGCCGGTCGACGCGACGCCGGCCACGCCCCGCGCGATGGCCCTCGCCCATGCGGCCGACTGGCTCCAGGCCCATGGACCGGCGCAGCTGCCCTATCAGCAAGGCGGCGAGTCGATGCGGCATGTGGATGCGGCTGCGACATCCTGGCAGCTGGGTACGGCGCTGATCGTCTTCCAGGCGTCGCAGCAGGTCGGCGTCACGGTGCTGGCGCTCGTCGATGCCGATCCGGCGCAACGCGACGCGCGCCGCTTGATCGACGCGCTGCTGGTCGCGCATCCGGCGCAGACCGTGCGCGTGCCGCAGCTGATGCACGACGACATCGCGGCGCGGGCGCTGCGCGAGGCGGGATTCACGGCATTGCCGCTGCACCAGATCCAGATGCGTCTGGACCTGCGCGGATGTCCCCCCGCAAACCCCGCTTGA